In a single window of the Bacillota bacterium genome:
- a CDS encoding amidohydrolase family protein, with amino-acid sequence MLDVVFEGGRIVDGTGNPWFYGDVGVHDGKIVSIARRVRETAAERIDARGLVVAPGFVDVHAHSDFSLFYDPAIMCKLRQGITTEVTGNCGLSAAPLRDGRLSRMQADICADMEVELKWTTFEEYLECAKAAPLGTNVGWLVGYNTVREWVAGVKPTLTSAEQGLILEVVGRAMEAGALGLSSGLVYEPGNYATVDDLVEVCRVVAGWGGIYSSHTRGLRETLAEGVAEAIEIGRRAEVPVQISHLTPQYGGWDRIQLALDRIDAARAEGVDVCFDLHLDEVGGTSALATLPPWVKEGDVDAMIGRLTDPRMRAQVSAEVREFVGPGTSGFIRHSCWDLLRVASAPGTPDLVGKSFEEIAKVSGKAPIDTYFDIIVANRGKLQLTGLYTPAEEIRRVLAHPRSMVATDAVSPSRTQRVTTPRNYSTMPKLLGRYVREESLLSLEEAVQKITSRPAIRFGLRGRGILAEGFWADVVVFDPVTVGPVVTDEGVMNGEDYPDPYARGILYVAVNGILEIREGRPTGMLAGRPLLRA; translated from the coding sequence TTGCTGGACGTCGTTTTCGAAGGTGGCAGGATAGTCGACGGAACCGGGAACCCTTGGTTCTACGGGGATGTTGGAGTGCACGACGGCAAGATAGTCTCCATCGCACGGCGTGTTAGAGAGACTGCTGCGGAGCGGATAGACGCTCGGGGGCTCGTCGTGGCGCCGGGGTTTGTTGATGTGCATGCCCACTCGGATTTCAGTCTTTTCTACGACCCTGCGATCATGTGCAAACTGCGCCAGGGAATTACGACTGAGGTCACAGGGAACTGCGGACTCTCCGCAGCGCCACTTAGGGACGGACGGCTCAGTCGGATGCAAGCGGATATCTGCGCGGACATGGAAGTAGAGCTGAAATGGACGACCTTTGAGGAGTACCTCGAGTGCGCGAAGGCCGCTCCACTCGGGACGAACGTGGGGTGGCTCGTGGGGTACAACACCGTGCGCGAGTGGGTGGCCGGTGTTAAGCCGACACTTACCTCAGCTGAGCAGGGCTTGATCCTGGAGGTAGTCGGGCGGGCGATGGAGGCAGGTGCCCTGGGACTCAGTTCGGGGCTGGTTTACGAGCCTGGCAATTACGCAACCGTTGATGACCTGGTCGAGGTGTGCCGAGTGGTGGCCGGATGGGGTGGGATCTACTCGAGCCACACGCGAGGTCTTCGCGAGACTCTTGCGGAGGGGGTTGCTGAGGCCATCGAGATTGGACGCAGGGCGGAAGTACCGGTACAGATTTCGCATCTGACGCCGCAGTACGGCGGCTGGGACCGCATCCAGCTCGCTCTGGATCGCATTGACGCTGCCCGGGCCGAAGGGGTCGATGTCTGTTTCGACCTACACCTGGACGAGGTGGGTGGAACCAGCGCGCTCGCGACGTTGCCACCGTGGGTGAAGGAAGGTGACGTGGATGCCATGATCGGCAGGCTCACCGACCCCCGAATGCGCGCCCAGGTCAGTGCGGAAGTTCGAGAGTTCGTGGGGCCCGGCACCTCCGGGTTCATCCGTCACTCCTGCTGGGATCTGCTTCGTGTGGCGAGCGCGCCGGGCACGCCGGACCTGGTGGGGAAGTCGTTCGAGGAAATCGCGAAGGTGAGTGGGAAGGCGCCGATCGACACCTACTTCGACATCATCGTAGCCAATCGGGGTAAATTGCAGCTCACTGGCCTATACACCCCGGCTGAGGAGATCCGGAGGGTTCTTGCGCATCCAAGATCCATGGTGGCCACGGACGCGGTGAGCCCGTCGAGGACTCAGCGGGTAACGACTCCCAGGAACTACAGTACGATGCCGAAACTCCTGGGCCGGTATGTGCGCGAGGAAAGCCTGCTCTCCTTGGAGGAAGCCGTTCAGAAGATAACCTCGCGTCCGGCGATCCGGTTCGGGCTCCGAGGGCGGGGGATACTCGCCGAGGGTTTTTGGGCGGACGTGGTCGTATTCGATCCGGTCACGGTGGGGCCTGTCGTAACCGATGAAGGTGTCATGAATGGAGAGGACTACCCGGACCCCTACGCTCGCGGCATCCTCTACGTTGCAGTGAATGGGATACTCGAGATCAGGGAAGGCCGGCCCACCGGCATGCTTGCGGGCAGGCCTCTCCTCCGCGCGTGA
- a CDS encoding branched-chain amino acid ABC transporter permease has translation MRRWWPVGLLLAAGAVLPLTGDYNLHVSNLFMFYAICVLGLNILVGYTGQFSLAQAAFFGIGAYVATLCVLDLHLPHGVAIVAAGLCTGAFGILLGLPTLRLSGGYLAIATVAFGETIRLVMLNWVRVTRGSSGIRGIPAFRVFGYEFLTLKSQFYLTLFFFALCVWIYTRMIHSHVGRVFTAIRENEPAARAMGINTLYYKVLAFASSSFLCGIAGGLYAFTIRFISPDSFVASESIAMLSMVVIGGVGTISGAIIGALLLTFLPEWLRSMGDYRLLLFGSLLVVMMLFMPDGIVGLANKVFERFGPRPSARAEEREIDGTS, from the coding sequence GTGAGGCGTTGGTGGCCAGTTGGATTGCTCCTCGCAGCTGGGGCCGTTCTGCCGCTGACCGGTGACTACAACCTGCACGTGTCGAACCTGTTCATGTTCTACGCCATATGCGTGCTTGGTCTGAACATCCTAGTCGGGTACACCGGCCAGTTCAGCCTGGCCCAGGCCGCGTTCTTCGGTATCGGCGCCTACGTGGCGACCCTATGCGTCCTGGATCTGCACCTTCCTCATGGAGTGGCCATAGTGGCCGCAGGGTTGTGCACAGGTGCGTTCGGTATTCTCCTTGGCCTTCCCACACTCAGGTTGAGTGGTGGGTACCTAGCCATAGCCACCGTGGCATTCGGCGAGACAATCAGGCTTGTGATGCTGAACTGGGTTCGTGTAACCCGAGGCTCATCTGGAATCCGCGGCATCCCAGCGTTTCGGGTGTTCGGGTACGAGTTTCTGACCTTGAAGTCGCAGTTCTATTTGACCTTATTCTTCTTTGCCCTGTGCGTATGGATCTACACCCGGATGATCCACTCTCACGTCGGCCGGGTTTTCACAGCCATCAGGGAGAACGAGCCTGCGGCCCGGGCGATGGGCATCAACACTCTATACTACAAGGTCCTGGCCTTTGCCTCGAGTTCCTTCCTGTGTGGGATAGCGGGCGGCCTATATGCGTTCACTATCCGGTTCATCAGCCCCGACAGCTTCGTGGCTTCAGAATCCATCGCCATGCTGTCTATGGTGGTGATTGGCGGAGTCGGCACCATATCCGGCGCCATCATAGGCGCCCTGCTTCTTACCTTCCTGCCGGAATGGCTCCGCTCCATGGGCGACTACCGGCTCTTGCTCTTCGGGTCGTTGCTGGTGGTTATGATGCTATTCATGCCTGACGGAATTGTTGGATTGGCAAACAAAGTCTTCGAGCGGTTCGGGCCTCGTCCGTCGGCTCGGGCGGAGGAGCGTGAGATAGATGGCACTTCTTGA
- a CDS encoding ABC transporter ATP-binding protein, with amino-acid sequence MLQVNAINTYYDRAHVLRDVSLEVRQGEIVTLIGANGAGKTTLLKTVSGLLWPTSGTITFLGREMQRASVEQIIQAGISLIPEGRRVFPRMTVLENLTLGAFLRRDRAEILSDIDYVFGLFPRLAERKSQMGGTLSGGEQQMLAIGRALMSRPKLLLCDEPSMGLAPILVESTFEIIKKLRSDGTTVLLVEQNARVALSIADRGYVMQNGQIVMGDRADRLLEDPGVRRAYLGMAAAARPETRG; translated from the coding sequence GTGCTGCAGGTTAACGCCATCAACACCTACTATGATCGTGCTCACGTCCTCCGGGATGTTTCCCTCGAGGTCCGTCAGGGCGAGATAGTCACGCTCATCGGTGCAAACGGGGCGGGAAAGACAACTCTCCTGAAGACTGTGAGCGGTCTGCTCTGGCCAACCTCGGGCACCATCACGTTCCTGGGACGCGAAATGCAAAGAGCCTCGGTGGAGCAGATCATCCAAGCAGGTATCTCCCTCATCCCTGAGGGCAGGAGGGTCTTCCCCAGGATGACAGTGCTGGAGAACCTGACCTTAGGCGCGTTCCTCAGGCGTGATCGTGCCGAGATTCTGTCGGATATTGACTATGTGTTCGGGCTTTTCCCCAGGCTTGCCGAGCGCAAGTCGCAGATGGGTGGCACTTTGAGCGGTGGGGAGCAGCAGATGCTGGCCATAGGACGGGCGTTGATGTCCCGGCCCAAGCTTCTTCTCTGCGACGAACCGTCGATGGGCCTCGCCCCCATACTCGTCGAGAGCACGTTCGAGATAATCAAGAAACTTCGGTCCGATGGCACTACGGTGCTTCTGGTGGAGCAGAACGCGAGGGTAGCCCTATCCATCGCGGACAGAGGGTATGTCATGCAGAACGGGCAGATAGTCATGGGAGACCGCGCAGACCGACTTCTCGAGGACCCTGGAGTCAGACGCGCCTATCTCGGCATGGCGGCGGCAGCGCGGCCCGAAACTCGGGGGTGA
- a CDS encoding ABC transporter ATP-binding protein, translating to MALLEIKGLSKYFGGLRALDDVTLSVAEGEVFSVVGPNGSGKTTLFNVISGIYAPTKGSVRFGDRDLTGAAPHRVAQAGIGRTFQNVSLFPKMSVQDNVLLAMHSRRRENLAAGIARTAAWNREERACIRRARELLCFVELGGREGEAARNLPYGEQKRLEIARALALEPKCLLLDEPAAGTNPSELEVLTEVIARIRDLKVTIMLIEHRMDMVMTISDRVHVLNQGRTIAWGTPAEVCSNPEVIEAYLGKGASTGAAG from the coding sequence ATGGCACTTCTTGAAATCAAGGGCTTGAGTAAGTATTTCGGAGGCCTGAGAGCCTTAGACGATGTGACCCTCTCCGTCGCCGAGGGTGAGGTGTTCTCGGTAGTCGGCCCCAACGGATCCGGCAAGACAACGCTTTTCAACGTCATAAGCGGCATCTATGCCCCGACCAAGGGGAGCGTAAGATTCGGCGACCGGGATCTTACCGGGGCGGCCCCTCACCGTGTGGCACAGGCTGGCATCGGCAGGACATTCCAGAACGTCTCTCTGTTCCCGAAGATGTCAGTACAGGACAACGTGCTCCTGGCGATGCACTCGAGGAGGCGTGAGAACCTGGCAGCCGGAATCGCCCGGACTGCTGCATGGAACCGGGAGGAACGAGCGTGCATTAGACGGGCCCGGGAACTGTTGTGTTTCGTTGAACTTGGTGGGCGTGAGGGCGAGGCCGCAAGGAACCTTCCGTACGGCGAGCAGAAACGTCTGGAGATCGCACGGGCGCTAGCGCTTGAGCCCAAGTGCCTTTTACTCGACGAACCAGCCGCGGGCACCAACCCTAGTGAACTAGAAGTCCTGACCGAAGTCATTGCGCGCATTCGCGACCTCAAGGTCACGATCATGCTGATAGAGCACAGGATGGATATGGTCATGACGATCTCAGACCGGGTGCACGTGCTCAATCAGGGGAGGACGATTGCATGGGGTACACCGGCAGAGGTGTGTAGCAATCCTGAAGTAATAGAGGCCTATCTCGGGAAGGGGGCGAGCACTGGTGCTGCAGGTTAA
- a CDS encoding RidA family protein translates to MGKQTISPRPGGPPVAVRAGSLIFFSGIDPKSPEAPGGIHAMGEIGKQTEFVIEKLIRALGSMGLTLDDVVKVNAYIDDARKWPEFNAAYNRHFTRDETRPARATIPAGRFDEGMCVELDVVALAPEGR, encoded by the coding sequence ATGGGAAAGCAGACCATAAGTCCAAGGCCGGGTGGGCCCCCTGTGGCAGTGCGAGCAGGTTCGCTCATCTTCTTCTCCGGGATCGATCCAAAGTCACCTGAAGCGCCTGGCGGGATCCACGCTATGGGTGAGATAGGTAAGCAGACGGAGTTCGTCATCGAGAAGCTCATCCGGGCGCTCGGAAGCATGGGGTTGACGCTGGACGATGTTGTGAAGGTGAACGCCTACATAGACGACGCCAGGAAGTGGCCTGAGTTCAACGCCGCGTACAACAGGCACTTCACGAGGGATGAGACGAGGCCTGCTCGTGCAACGATTCCGGCCGGGAGGTTTGACGAGGGTATGTGCGTCGAGCTGGACGTTGTGGCCCTGGCCCCAGAAGGAAGGTGA